In Lycium barbarum isolate Lr01 chromosome 9, ASM1917538v2, whole genome shotgun sequence, the DNA window attgtcGAAGTtcaaaaaagagaagaagaataaATACTTCTAGTTTGTTTTCGTTAGCTTCTAGCACATGATCAATTTATGTTTGGATTATATGTATTCAACAAATATGGCTAGAAGCAAAGAATCACACTGTTGTGGAGCATTGCATGGCATTTTCCCAGTTGCAGTATCATATTTTGATTCTGACTAGTCTGATTCCTCTTATATGTATTATATAGTTTATGAAATGGAGAATATCAATTATTCCTCCACGATGGTCGTCTAAATCAGATTATTGATGGCTCTGATAATTACAGTATCTATGATTAGCTTCACTCATGTTTTTCAATTTGATTACTTCATCTCACAACTAAATTAGTACAATGCTTCTGCTGAGTACCATATTCTTTTGTTCTCTCATAATCTTCCTAGTGCTGTTATACTCTGTTTCATATTTTGTGATTTCCAAATGTTACGGAAATCATAAATAGCTAGAAAGATCAGACTTAAAAGCAACACTAGGCAGATATTGGGGATGCGCCTTAGAGTTTGAACTCAATCTCAATGTACATATCAACCAACCAAGATGTTGTCGGAATACATagaaaaaatcactaaaattttCAATAAATATTAAATCATGAGCCCTTAATCATAAAGGTGCAATGTATTTAGTGCTGATAAAAAAAGAATagacttagccttttttttcttggataaaaaaaaagTCGACTTAGCAGGCCCAACACTAACTTATAACACTGAAAAATGATATACTTTCTCAGGCCCAAGAATGTAAAAGTAGTCCAGGATATCGTGAGCCCAAAGCAAATCAGGGCCCCCCAATAAAGTTTCCATCTTCAAGTTGGAACTGCCAACTGTCGACAACAACATCGTCTTCAACCTTAACACTTCCAACACAAACAAACCAAAATTCTTCATTCCACTAATAATAAACTCACTAAAAACACATGAATTTCTTCAAATCCATCTTATCTGATGACCCGGATCCACAAGAACCAAATAGCCCTGAAAAAGCTGTACCAGAAGTTGACCCGGATCATGAAAAACCCAATTCAACAACAGGATCCGATGATGTTTGGAGCAGCTTCGGTGGTTTATTCAAGACTCTGTCGACCCGATCCGAATCAGTACTCGAAACATACCGTAAAGATTTACAAGAATTCGGATCCGGGTTGAAAAAAGAAACCGAATTGTTACGTGAAGTAGCTAGCCGTGAGGTTGGTAATACCGTTAGCCACGTCATCAAATCAACAACTGAGATTATCTCCCAAGGTAAAGACACCCTTTTAGCTCCTGATGATAATGATGTCGTTGAACCCGAAACCCCTGATTCGGGTCGGGTCAACCCGACCCGGTATAGTAGGTTTGAGTCACAGTTGGTGAGTATTCAAAGTGACCCGAATACGTTTTGTGTGGGGCCTGAGGATTTAGgggagtatgagaagtggaaaaGTGGATTTGATTTGAAGGAAAAGAGTAAGGAAGTTGAGTTGTTGATTGGTGAAAATGGGTGTTTGGAAAGTATGTATAAAAGGGTTGTGCCTAATGAAGTTGATAATGAGAGTTTTTGGTTTCGTTATTTTTATAAAGTGGAGAAACTTAAGCAACAAGAGAGTGTTAGAGCTAAACTTGTTAAGAGAGCGATATCGATAGATGATGATGACGAAGAATTGTCTTGGGATgtcgatgatgatgacgatgatgataatgaacaAGAGAGTAATGTTAAATCGAAAGTTGATGAGAAGGGGAAAGAGGGTTCTGTTGTTGAAAGCTCTGTCATTGATGTAAAGAAAATGGGTGCTGATGAGAATCAAGATTCAACCAATGTTGCAAAGGAAGTGGCTACTGATAAAAGTGAATCGAGCAAGCAAGATTCGACCAATGTTGCAAAGGAAGAGGATTCGACCAACGTTGCAAAGGAAATGCCTACTAATAAAAGTGAACCAAGCAAGCAGGATTCGACCAGCGTTCTGAAGGAAGTGCCTACTAATAAAAGTGAACCAAGCAAAGAGGATTCGACCAGCGTTGCAAAAGAATTGCCTACTAATAAAAGTGAACCAAGCAAGGAGGATTCGACTAATGTTGTACAACAGGCCACTCAAAGTGATGAATCACAAACTTTAAGTTCAGCTGCTGTTGAtaagaaagaagagaatcagTCTAATAGCAAAGATAGTAAGAAAGAAGACACTGAAGTTACTTGTCTGAGTAAAAAGGAGGAAGGGGTTGTAAAAGGTTCGGAGGGAAAAGGTGATAAGGATGAATCTAGCAAAGACGGTAATGTAGCTCTTGCTTCAAGTCAAAAGACGGGGACTGATGAGGACGACTTGGATTGGGCTGAAATTGAAGACATTGACGGTAATGATGACAAAAAGGCAGCAACTTCTCATGTTGCAAGTTCCAATAGAGCTGATTTGAGGAAGAGGCTTAGTGTTGAAGAGGATGATGAGGATTTGAGTTGGGATATTGAAGATGATGATTAGCCTGTGAAAGCTTAGATTGTCAATCAAACTTAAGATATGCAGAAAGCTGGATGCCAACTGTCAAAGCAGTCGAACGTACAACAGATCTCAAGAATTAAACTTTAAAGCTTGAAACCTAGTAAAGTAAGATAACATTTATTGTCTCAGGCAGTTTGTTTAATTgtgcttcatgattttcattctttaTATTGAACTTTTAGTTTAACAGTCACGATTTCTATGTCCAGCTGTTCATTTATAAAGTGAAAATGTCTGTGTGCCCTTTGTAAACTTGGGAAATTTGAATGAAAGCAATGATGTTCATAGACAAGATGTTGTCCCAATATTCTGTTGCATTTGTGAACTCCGCTGTGAAGTTTGTTCATTTTTTTGGAATCATGTTGTTAATGCTTAGAATGTGATATTTGTCTTGGGGGAAGGAGGCAGATCACTATTAGATAAAGCTTGACTGCTTCTCGACCGGCTTTGATTACTTTGGAATCATGTAGTTAATGCTTCATAAGCATCTAAATGGGAGGATGGAATAAAACACGCCCCTGCCTTCATCAACATAGGATAGCTTCTTCGTCCTTAGCAAATCAGTCTCTGAAGGTGCATGAATGTGGATGTGCTTCCATTTGTTGTGTTATTTGTAATAACAAAAAGACTCATAAAAAAGGTAAGAGAAGGTGGATGGTCGAATATAAACTAGATACAAAAGGGAAGCGCAACCTGTCATGTCCTTACCTCCTTACTCCTACACATAATATTCCGGAATCCACTAATATACTTGTTTTTAAGTACTTGGGAAATACTTTAGCTGCAGGACTCCATTTACTGCCAGCTCGCCATACCATGGGAAAGCGTGACCttatccaaaaaaaataaaaaaacacggGAAAGGGTGGGTAGGAGTAGGAAAGGAAGGAACCTGTATGTAGCTGATGAAATTGCAGGACCACCTCAACCCCGACATCCCTCCGACTTCCGTTAAAGGATGAAAATATTCAAGTCGTTTGTTCTTTATCTTCTTATATAGTTGGTGGCTGTCTGCGACTGCATCGATTTATCAAACAGGTTGTTTTCCACTGACTGAGACCGATATCTTTAGTTCTGAACCACCAAAATAGTTACTCTTCCCTGAAAGACATTAAAGCAATGATTCATCTCTTCTCCTAGTTTAGCTACCAATTATTAGGAAGCATGTCTGTCGTTTAGGATGTGCTTGCGGCTTGAGCTAAAAATGCTTTACCAGCCTACGCCTGCACCTAAGCAATTAAGGTGGGTATGTATGACATGCAATATAGAATGACAAAACATTATTAACATTTGGAAGAGTATGATGAACTGACTATCGTATCTCAATGTCCACAAGATAGTTCAGGTATATTGACAAAGTAATGTCAGCGAGACTGGGGGCTTGAGAGGAAGTATAGACGAAATTTCGCTTGGCATATACTGGAAGTGCCCCTGTATTCACCACAATACTCAGGCATTTTAAAGCAAGCACTGCATACAGTTCAGGAAGCATGAAAACCAAATATAATTACCTAAAAGCAACTCTTACAAGCCTTCGACATATGATCTGGAAAACAGAGACTTAGAAGACAAGTATTTTGTTCAGAAGGTGTAATTTTTATAACAAGAAAACATAGCACCAAGGAAGTGCTATGGTATTTACATAGATAAGATAACTTTCAGCCTCATTTACATATGTAGGGATTGAATGGATTCTAGGATCCTCTTACCCTCATTTGCAAATTCACTTTTACACCAAAAGTATAGCAGTAAGCTTCATCTTCTGAGTTGAGCTAGTTTCTCTTCTAGGCAAATATTCAGCCACTCATACTTATCTACTGTCTGGTATCTCTAAAGCTTACCTTGGTTGTAGATGAATAGGTATTAACAGCCAGCACCTAAtctctaagagcctgtttggatgggcttatgcctataagctgcaaacaacttataagctaaaaaaaataagttggggtagtctaactttttttttttttggcttataaactgttttcagcttataagttgctttagataagctaagtcaaatgggccaaattatttttttgagcttattttaagcacaaaatgactttaagctggtcagccaaacactcaaaaaagctgaaaacagcttataagcaacttataagccaatccaaacgggctctaagtaaaAGAAGGCAGTTTTTGAAAAGTATGAAATAAATAAAAGTAAATACTCAACACCTGAGCTCAAGAGCATGAAAGATAGCCTGTAAAGAGAGCCATATCTGTAGATGATGATGAACAAGAGCAATGTCAAATCAAAAGATGATGAGCAGGGAAATAAGGGCTCTGTTTCTGGAGATTTGCGAATTTCGCAAAGCAAGTGACCTCTGATGAGAATGAATCGGGCACTTGAGTTTCTGCCGTCATTGTGAAGGAAGCGTACTGTTATTTAAGTGAATCAACCAAGCAGGATTCAATTGCAAAACAGGATTCAAGAATTAAAGTTTTTGGATTCAAGAATTAAAGTTTTAAGGCTTGATATGGAGTAACAGTAACATAATATTCTCTTGGATGATGCAGTTTTTCAATTGTGataattttcatttttcatactGAACTTTTTAGTTTCAGTCAAGATTGTTAAGTCCAGTCCGTCATTTATAAAGTGAACATGTCTTCGTGTTCCATGTACAATTGAACAGTTGGTTCTCCTTCGTTCAAGTAAGTTGGGATGTTGAGGCTGAATCAGTCAACAATGATGAATTCCAAAATAACCACAAAAACCAAATATAACTAATTGCCTAAAATGATCCCCTACTAACCTCAAAGAGGTGGATGTGAAAACGAAAACTTAAATACAAAATTCAGCCTATTGTTTAGCTAATACACACTCCATTTACCTACGCTCAGTTATCTCTAAAGCCTATCACGGCTGGCATAGGTGAACAGGTATAGCAGCCAACGCCTAATCTCTAggtaaaaaaaagaaggaaaacctGTGAAAAAAccataagaaaaaaagaaaaaagaaaaaaaaaagaagcaaattcATGCTCACTCATTGTACACAGTAGGAGAAAGAAAGCCCCTTAGCTACAAAGGGTGTTTAAAGACTTTCAGAATGGAGAATCTATGATGATTTCCCATCAAGATCCAAACTTGGTTCTGAACCGGTCTCTGATTTAGGCGAGTCACCAGGGGGAGGTAGTGCAAGGAAGCGTCCTCTTTGAGCACGCGGTGGAAGATGCTTTGCTGGTTTTCTGGATCCACCATTAAATGGCAAAAATACACCAGTACCACCACGAGGAGCAGCCCTCCGAGCGTTCATAACTACTGGACGAACTGGTGCTAGCATAACCATCGGACCTTGAAGGACTCCCCATTTGGGGATTGGCTCATAACCATTGTGTGGTCCATTTGCAGTTGCATATTGTGCTGGAA includes these proteins:
- the LOC132609615 gene encoding uncharacterized protein LOC132609615; the encoded protein is MNFFKSILSDDPDPQEPNSPEKAVPEVDPDHEKPNSTTGSDDVWSSFGGLFKTLSTRSESVLETYRKDLQEFGSGLKKETELLREVASREVGNTVSHVIKSTTEIISQGKDTLLAPDDNDVVEPETPDSGRVNPTRYSRFESQLVSIQSDPNTFCVGPEDLGEYEKWKSGFDLKEKSKEVELLIGENGCLESMYKRVVPNEVDNESFWFRYFYKVEKLKQQESVRAKLVKRAISIDDDDEELSWDVDDDDDDDNEQESNVKSKVDEKGKEGSVVESSVIDVKKMGADENQDSTNVAKEVATDKSESSKQDSTNVAKEEDSTNVAKEMPTNKSEPSKQDSTSVLKEVPTNKSEPSKEDSTSVAKELPTNKSEPSKEDSTNVVQQATQSDESQTLSSAAVDKKEENQSNSKDSKKEDTEVTCLSKKEEGVVKGSEGKGDKDESSKDGNVALASSQKTGTDEDDLDWAEIEDIDGNDDKKAATSHVASSNRADLRKRLSVEEDDEDLSWDIEDDD